A stretch of the Mycolicibacterium celeriflavum genome encodes the following:
- a CDS encoding SMP-30/gluconolactonase/LRE family protein, translating to MTPFATSSQEHTRYSPGADPAAADGWRIERVTAPSRLFGANGLRTGPDGRVYIAQVTGSQISALDLGTGALDTVSAKGGDIVAPDDVAFDSDGNLYATEVMDGRVSVRLAKNNAGGRTRVLRDDLPCANGITVHQDRLFINECREGGRLMELDRSSGAERILLENLPSPNAMEVGPDGLLYYPLMTANEIWRIDPAGGEPQRVAADLGVPDALKFDSQGRIVSTQVASGQVLRIDPRSGERTVLAQLNPGLDNLAFVGDRLFASNFTGEITEVLGGGETRTLLAFGLNWPLDLAMSDGDLYVADGTYFYRVGADGSLQTVGMLFSPGYPGFLRGLAPAGAGVFVVATSGGQIARYRQADGETDYLADGFDQLYGVALGPDDTIVFAELGTGRVHALRSGNTEVLASGLKDPVGVAFDPAGRPLVAETGAGRVVSVSGTVETVVDGLQRPQGIAVADGVLYIVDAGAKEVVAVDLNTNARATIASGLPVGPPPGVEPKPLKGMPPFSGPQGPFAGITVAGDGTLYVSADGEGSVLALRRT from the coding sequence ATGACGCCATTTGCGACCAGCTCACAGGAGCACACCCGTTACTCGCCGGGCGCAGATCCGGCCGCCGCCGACGGCTGGCGGATCGAACGCGTGACCGCTCCCAGCCGGTTGTTCGGCGCGAACGGGCTGCGCACGGGTCCCGACGGGCGCGTCTACATCGCCCAGGTGACGGGCAGCCAGATCAGCGCACTCGATCTCGGCACCGGCGCCCTCGACACGGTCAGCGCCAAGGGCGGTGACATCGTCGCGCCGGACGACGTCGCGTTCGACTCCGACGGCAACCTGTATGCGACCGAGGTGATGGACGGGCGGGTCAGCGTCCGCTTGGCCAAGAACAATGCCGGCGGCCGCACCCGCGTGCTGCGTGACGATCTCCCGTGTGCCAACGGCATCACCGTGCATCAGGACCGGTTGTTCATCAACGAGTGCCGCGAGGGCGGCCGGTTGATGGAACTCGACCGCAGCAGCGGCGCCGAACGCATCCTGCTGGAGAACCTGCCGTCGCCGAACGCGATGGAGGTCGGCCCCGACGGGTTGCTGTACTACCCGTTGATGACCGCCAACGAAATCTGGCGGATTGATCCCGCGGGCGGTGAGCCGCAGCGGGTCGCCGCCGACCTCGGCGTGCCCGACGCGCTGAAGTTCGACTCGCAGGGCCGTATCGTCTCCACGCAGGTGGCCAGCGGTCAGGTGCTGCGCATCGATCCGCGCAGCGGCGAGAGAACCGTGCTCGCACAGCTGAATCCGGGACTCGACAACCTGGCTTTCGTCGGCGACCGGCTCTTCGCCTCGAACTTCACCGGTGAGATCACCGAAGTCCTCGGCGGCGGCGAAACCCGCACGCTGCTTGCCTTCGGCCTCAACTGGCCGCTGGACCTCGCGATGAGCGACGGCGATCTCTACGTCGCCGACGGCACCTACTTCTACCGCGTCGGTGCCGACGGGTCCCTGCAGACGGTCGGGATGCTGTTCTCCCCCGGCTATCCCGGCTTCCTGCGCGGACTGGCTCCAGCAGGTGCGGGCGTCTTCGTCGTCGCCACCTCGGGCGGTCAGATTGCACGGTACCGCCAAGCCGACGGCGAAACCGATTACCTGGCCGATGGTTTCGACCAGCTCTACGGTGTGGCGCTCGGACCAGACGACACCATCGTGTTCGCCGAACTCGGCACCGGCCGCGTCCACGCGCTGCGCTCGGGCAACACGGAAGTGTTGGCCTCGGGATTGAAGGATCCGGTCGGTGTCGCGTTCGACCCGGCCGGCCGTCCGCTGGTCGCGGAGACGGGTGCGGGCCGCGTCGTATCGGTTTCCGGCACCGTCGAGACGGTGGTGGACGGTCTGCAGCGGCCGCAGGGCATCGCGGTTGCCGACGGCGTGCTCTACATCGTCGACGCAGGCGCCAAGGAGGTCGTCGCGGTCGACTTGAACACCAACGCGCGCGCGACCATCGCCTCGGGTCTGCCGGTGGGCCCGCCGCCGGGTGTGGAGCCCAAGCCGCTCAAGGGAATGCCGCCGTTCTCCGGACCGCAGGGCCCGTTCGCGGGTATCACCGTCGCAGGTGACGGCACACTGTACGTGTCGGCCGACGGTGAGGGCAGCGTGCTTGCGCTGCGACGGACATGA
- a CDS encoding AMP-binding protein, with product MRVDEQRTTDAYRRGLWVHDTLADSLRDAAASTPDRIVLVDGDIRLTCSQLHDQAAALAQSLMSRMPAGSVVSFMLPNWHEAAVIYLGATLAGMVVNPILPSLRDRELSFILSDADCRAIFVPSTFNKHDYVAMLDRVTAAIAAPPEVIVVRGDAGRHTPYGSLSGDRCAAALPVLNADTVRMILYTSGTTGRPKGVLHSHNSIHALIRQIGDHWHVVDGDTFLVPSPIAHIGGSIYAFECPLLLGSTAVLMERWDPDAAVALMLAERVTHMAGATPFLDGLLAAAQRAGTRLPELKVFICGGASVPPSLIRAATGYFENAAVSRVYGSTEVPVTTVGSLEDAEHAADTDGKPGIADVKLVDGEIRARGPQMLVGYLHLEDETATFDDEGYFRTGDLGRWVDDGYLVVTGRAKDIIIRNGENISPKEVEDILIGHPGIAEIAIVGLPDDRTGERACAVVVATEQAPPDVAGMRALLEDHGVARFKAPEQVVVWDALPKNDAGKVLKHQIRAALT from the coding sequence GTGAGGGTCGACGAGCAGCGCACCACCGATGCCTACCGGCGCGGACTGTGGGTGCATGACACGCTGGCCGACTCGTTGCGTGACGCCGCTGCATCGACGCCCGACCGAATCGTGTTGGTGGATGGCGACATCCGGCTCACCTGCAGCCAACTCCACGACCAGGCCGCGGCACTGGCGCAATCACTGATGTCACGGATGCCCGCGGGCAGCGTGGTGTCGTTCATGTTGCCGAACTGGCACGAGGCGGCCGTGATCTATCTCGGTGCCACGCTGGCCGGCATGGTGGTCAACCCGATCCTGCCCTCGCTGCGCGACCGGGAACTGTCGTTCATCCTCAGCGACGCCGACTGCCGGGCGATCTTCGTGCCGTCGACGTTCAACAAGCACGACTATGTCGCGATGCTCGACCGGGTCACCGCCGCGATCGCCGCGCCGCCCGAGGTGATCGTCGTGCGCGGTGATGCGGGCCGTCACACCCCGTACGGATCGCTGTCCGGCGACCGGTGCGCTGCCGCGCTGCCGGTGTTGAACGCCGACACCGTACGCATGATCCTCTACACCTCGGGCACTACCGGACGCCCGAAAGGCGTTCTACACAGCCATAACTCGATTCATGCACTGATCCGTCAGATCGGCGACCATTGGCACGTCGTGGACGGCGACACGTTCCTGGTGCCGTCACCCATCGCGCACATCGGCGGATCGATCTATGCGTTCGAGTGCCCGCTACTGCTGGGCAGCACCGCCGTGCTGATGGAACGTTGGGATCCGGATGCCGCGGTCGCGTTGATGCTCGCCGAGCGCGTCACCCACATGGCCGGCGCCACCCCGTTCCTCGACGGGTTGCTGGCTGCCGCGCAGCGCGCCGGCACCCGGTTGCCCGAGCTGAAGGTGTTCATCTGCGGAGGCGCTTCGGTGCCCCCGTCGTTGATCCGCGCGGCCACCGGGTATTTCGAGAATGCGGCGGTGTCGCGGGTCTACGGCTCGACCGAGGTTCCGGTGACCACGGTCGGCTCACTGGAAGACGCCGAGCATGCCGCCGACACCGACGGCAAGCCGGGCATCGCCGACGTCAAGCTGGTCGACGGCGAGATCCGCGCCCGCGGCCCCCAGATGCTCGTCGGCTATCTGCATCTGGAGGACGAGACGGCCACCTTCGACGACGAAGGCTATTTCCGCACAGGAGATCTCGGCCGCTGGGTCGACGACGGCTATCTCGTCGTCACCGGCCGGGCCAAGGACATCATCATCCGAAACGGGGAAAACATCTCGCCCAAGGAGGTCGAGGACATCCTCATCGGCCATCCGGGGATCGCGGAGATCGCGATCGTCGGGCTCCCTGACGATCGCACGGGTGAGCGGGCCTGCGCCGTCGTCGTTGCAACCGAACAGGCGCCCCCCGATGTGGCGGGCATGCGCGCGCTGCTGGAGGACCACGGAGTCGCACGGTTCAAAGCCCCTGAACAGGTTGTGGTCTGGGACGCGTTGCCGAAGAACGACGCCGGGAAAGTGTTGAAGCATCAGATTCGAGCGGCCCTGACATGA
- a CDS encoding SDR family NAD(P)-dependent oxidoreductase — protein MGDLLRLDGRIVVVSGAGGGGIGTTVTRMAAEAGATVVAVSRSKENLDEHVAPLAAQGLPVLPVAADASTDDGIATVIDHIRRTDGDLYGLVNIAGGAAPGTWMPSTRVTRDDWRALFAANLETAFFMSQAISRELRSLGLKGSIVSVSSISGMNTAPFHIAYGTAKAAIVAVTRTMAVELASDNIRVNAVAPGVTETAASATYVDEDPERDRRAIAMGRRGRPDEQAGAILFLLSDLSSYITGQTLLVDGGLNLKWTHLGADNTSLFLKDENFRAEISRF, from the coding sequence GTGGGCGACCTTCTGAGGCTGGACGGACGCATCGTCGTCGTCTCGGGCGCGGGCGGCGGCGGCATCGGCACCACCGTGACCCGGATGGCGGCCGAGGCCGGTGCCACAGTCGTCGCCGTGAGCCGATCGAAGGAGAACCTCGACGAACACGTCGCACCGCTGGCCGCGCAGGGTCTGCCGGTCCTGCCCGTGGCCGCCGACGCGTCGACCGACGACGGCATCGCGACCGTCATCGACCACATCCGTCGCACCGACGGCGACCTCTACGGGTTGGTGAACATCGCGGGTGGGGCCGCGCCGGGGACCTGGATGCCCTCCACGCGCGTGACCCGTGACGACTGGCGCGCGCTGTTCGCCGCGAACCTCGAGACTGCGTTCTTCATGAGCCAAGCGATCAGTCGGGAACTGCGCAGCCTTGGCCTGAAGGGGTCGATAGTCTCCGTTTCTTCGATCAGCGGGATGAACACCGCGCCGTTTCACATCGCCTACGGAACGGCCAAAGCGGCGATCGTCGCCGTGACCCGCACCATGGCCGTCGAGCTCGCGTCCGACAACATCCGGGTCAATGCCGTCGCGCCGGGCGTCACCGAAACCGCCGCGTCGGCAACCTACGTCGACGAGGACCCCGAACGCGACCGCCGGGCGATCGCGATGGGCAGGCGCGGCCGGCCCGACGAACAGGCGGGCGCGATCCTGTTCCTCCTGTCCGATCTGTCCAGCTACATCACCGGTCAGACGCTGCTCGTCGACGGAGGCCTGAACCTGAAGTGGACGCATCTCGGCGCCGACAACACCTCGCTGTTCCTCAAGGACGAGAACTTCCGCGCAGAGATCAGCCGGTTCTAA
- a CDS encoding GntR family transcriptional regulator produces MTAPTDHRYLQVARTLRKEIVDGIYPVGSQLPTEQQLCERFAVSRYTVREALRRLREDNLVSSRPRAGTLVVPRPAANSYAQDVVSINDLLAFAAGAQLTIESNAMVTVDDELAARTGLQAGSQWLAVRGCRQAEGSDAPVCTTELYINRAFAAVGRLLQRHSGPIFPLIEDLFGVSIVEVHQEMAAVTVTPQLAEALKVDAGSAALEMRRTYKTSDGEVAQVTLNTHPSSRYRHSMTMRRVKG; encoded by the coding sequence ATGACCGCTCCCACCGACCATCGCTACCTGCAGGTCGCACGCACATTGCGCAAGGAGATCGTCGACGGCATCTACCCGGTGGGTTCGCAGTTACCCACCGAACAGCAGTTGTGCGAACGGTTCGCGGTCAGCCGGTACACCGTCCGCGAAGCGCTGCGGCGCCTGCGCGAGGACAACCTAGTCTCCTCGCGGCCGCGGGCGGGAACGCTGGTGGTTCCCCGTCCGGCGGCCAATTCCTATGCCCAAGACGTGGTCTCGATCAACGATCTGCTGGCGTTCGCGGCGGGCGCGCAGCTCACGATCGAATCCAATGCGATGGTCACCGTCGACGACGAACTGGCCGCCCGAACCGGCCTGCAGGCCGGTTCGCAATGGCTCGCGGTGCGGGGCTGCCGGCAGGCCGAGGGCAGCGATGCACCGGTCTGCACCACCGAGTTATACATCAACCGCGCGTTCGCCGCCGTCGGGCGCCTGCTGCAACGACATTCCGGCCCCATCTTTCCGCTGATCGAGGATTTGTTCGGGGTCAGCATCGTCGAAGTGCACCAGGAGATGGCCGCGGTGACGGTCACACCGCAACTGGCCGAAGCGCTCAAGGTCGACGCGGGCAGTGCCGCGCTGGAAATGCGCAGGACGTACAAGACCTCGGACGGCGAGGTCGCGCAGGTCACCCTCAACACTCACCCGTCGTCGCGGTACCGCCACTCGATGACGATGCGCCGGGTCAAGGGTTAG